The following proteins come from a genomic window of Paenibacillus swuensis:
- the nirD gene encoding nitrite reductase small subunit NirD codes for MNNTTLHSAGTEGQLAWYAAVAYEDLAFNTGKTIRCDATEVALFKLSSGTIRAIQNRCPHKDGVLAEGIVAGEHVFCPMHDRKIDLMSGLVQAPDTGCVTTYPVRIEDGQIYIGLPAAKEMAS; via the coding sequence ATGAACAACACAACTTTACATTCGGCAGGTACAGAGGGGCAATTGGCATGGTATGCGGCTGTAGCTTATGAGGACCTGGCTTTCAATACGGGGAAGACGATTCGATGCGATGCGACAGAAGTGGCTTTGTTCAAACTTTCCAGTGGGACGATCCGAGCGATTCAGAATCGTTGCCCCCATAAAGACGGCGTGCTTGCCGAGGGGATCGTTGCCGGGGAACACGTATTTTGCCCGATGCATGACCGTAAAATCGATTTAATGTCTGGGCTGGTTCAGGCCCCGGATACAGGCTGTGTGACGACATACCCGGTTCGTATTGAAGATGGACAGATTTACATCGGTCTTCCTGCAGCTAAAGAAATGGCGTCTTAA
- a CDS encoding molybdopterin molybdotransferase MoeA: MSVSIQSLMNHTTLESKTAEEAQQIIMQAVSRAEVQLVKREMARGSIVAKTEYAPSALPRFDRSMMDGFAIRYEDAAGASAHSPIALQVIEHIPAGHDPRKVLAAGEAARIMTGGKLPEGADAVCRFEHTVEALTGVATTIHVTRPVTFGENISWEGEDVSLGAPILCKGKRIGAAEIAVLSALGVAAVSVYRKPVIGILATGSELVHADTLPEGAQIRDSNTPMLVSLVEEAGAVPRVYSAEQDDLAAIANVIRQASMETDAIITTGGVSVGDFDLMPAVYEVLQAEQRITKVRMRPGAPFRFSIYEETPLFGLSGNVAAGFVNFQLFVAPAIRYMAGHERYANQVTVATVSEGFVRRTAPADRYLRGTVIMKDGRLHIHIPAAQSSGMIGSFIGANALLRLPAHSCLETGDTAEVVIYGPVEYLPL; this comes from the coding sequence ATGTCTGTTTCGATTCAATCACTAATGAACCATACAACATTGGAATCTAAGACAGCGGAAGAAGCGCAGCAGATCATCATGCAAGCAGTGTCACGTGCCGAGGTACAGCTTGTAAAGCGCGAAATGGCACGGGGGTCGATCGTTGCGAAGACCGAATATGCGCCAAGCGCATTGCCTCGTTTCGACCGTTCGATGATGGACGGCTTCGCCATTCGTTATGAGGATGCCGCGGGAGCTTCCGCGCATTCCCCGATCGCGTTACAAGTCATCGAGCACATCCCCGCCGGTCATGACCCTCGCAAAGTCCTTGCGGCTGGCGAGGCTGCAAGGATAATGACGGGCGGTAAGCTTCCTGAGGGAGCTGACGCGGTTTGCAGGTTTGAACATACGGTTGAAGCATTGACCGGCGTAGCTACAACTATACATGTTACCCGACCTGTTACGTTTGGTGAGAATATTTCTTGGGAAGGCGAAGATGTGTCGCTTGGGGCGCCCATTCTGTGTAAAGGTAAACGGATCGGAGCCGCGGAGATTGCCGTCCTCTCGGCACTTGGCGTTGCGGCCGTTTCTGTATATCGCAAACCGGTCATCGGCATTCTGGCAACCGGTTCGGAATTGGTCCATGCCGATACGTTGCCTGAAGGAGCCCAAATCAGGGACTCCAATACGCCCATGCTGGTTTCGCTGGTAGAAGAAGCGGGTGCGGTGCCGCGAGTCTATAGCGCGGAACAGGATGATTTAGCCGCGATTGCCAACGTTATACGACAAGCCTCAATGGAAACCGATGCGATCATCACAACAGGCGGCGTATCTGTCGGTGATTTCGACCTCATGCCCGCCGTATATGAAGTCTTGCAGGCGGAGCAGAGAATCACCAAGGTTCGGATGAGGCCGGGCGCGCCCTTTAGGTTCTCTATATATGAAGAAACGCCTTTGTTCGGACTTTCCGGAAACGTAGCAGCGGGGTTTGTTAATTTTCAACTCTTTGTAGCCCCGGCGATCCGTTATATGGCAGGACACGAGCGGTATGCGAATCAGGTGACCGTAGCTACGGTTTCGGAAGGATTTGTAAGGAGAACCGCGCCTGCGGACCGGTATCTCAGAGGTACCGTTATTATGAAGGATGGACGCTTACACATACATATTCCGGCAGCGCAGTCCTCCGGTATGATCGGGAGTTTTATCGGAGCCAACGCTTTACTTCGGTTGCCTGCTCATTCTTGTTTAGAGACCGGTGACACGGCCGAAGTTGTCATTTACGGTCCGGTTGAATACCTGCCCCTATAA
- a CDS encoding molybdopterin oxidoreductase family protein — MMTTAVETRTSHCCFCSMQCGMDVVPDDSEAGITIKPSKTFPVATGRLCQKGLYSLGHVVHPDRLQTPLGRRARSDAWQPASWEESLSRIAGDIRRIQAEHGKDAVSVYGGGSLTNEVCYLLGKFARVALGTKYIDYNGRYCMSSAAAASNKAFGIDRGMTMPLSEIPHAKYIILAGTNIAECQPTMMPYLMEAKKKGAVIVTIDPRTTMTSKAADIHVGLQPGFDSVFVNGLLHVIVNERLYDGAFVHERTHGFNEVAEAVKEFTPARVRELTGVLEEVTRGIARGFAKADTGIVLTARGLEQQVNGVENTLNYINLALLTGKIGRKGCGYGAVTGQANGQGGREHGQKADQLPGYRLIENPADREHVAAVWGIDPAELPGKGVSAYEMLVKAAEGEIKAMIVLGSNPLVSSPNNAVVRRALERLELLVVVDLFETETARYADWLLPGTSFLEAEGTLTNLEGRVFHRGQALAPPWQCREDYRLISDLSEALGRGRYFRYDGPEAVFEEMCRATAGGKADYSGLSYGRLKAEQGVFWPCPAPEHAGTPQLFLDRFAHADGRAVMHGITPKRPAEPIDSEYPLILTTGRLANHYLSGVQTRRTAELVKKAPAPVAEIHPAVAQRIGLTLGDKIRITSRRGSLEFAVKITEGIQRRTVFVPFHWGDQLAINQITNDALDPTSRMPEFKLCAVRIERVERVERSDA, encoded by the coding sequence ATGATGACAACAGCGGTGGAAACCCGAACCTCCCACTGCTGCTTCTGCAGTATGCAGTGCGGAATGGACGTCGTGCCGGATGACAGCGAAGCAGGAATTACGATTAAACCGAGCAAGACCTTTCCGGTGGCAACCGGTCGATTATGCCAGAAAGGATTATATTCACTGGGTCATGTGGTGCATCCGGATCGACTCCAAACGCCTTTGGGCAGACGCGCCCGTTCGGATGCATGGCAACCGGCTTCCTGGGAGGAATCACTATCGCGCATAGCGGGGGATATTCGCCGCATTCAGGCTGAACACGGGAAAGATGCCGTCTCGGTGTACGGCGGAGGCTCTCTTACGAATGAAGTGTGCTACTTGCTCGGTAAATTCGCCCGGGTAGCGCTCGGGACCAAATACATTGACTATAACGGCCGCTATTGCATGTCCTCGGCTGCGGCGGCCTCCAATAAGGCTTTCGGCATTGACCGGGGGATGACCATGCCTTTATCCGAAATTCCCCATGCCAAATATATTATTCTTGCCGGCACGAACATTGCGGAGTGCCAGCCGACGATGATGCCTTATCTGATGGAAGCGAAGAAGAAGGGCGCCGTCATCGTCACCATTGATCCGAGGACGACGATGACCTCGAAAGCCGCGGATATACACGTCGGGCTACAGCCCGGTTTCGACAGCGTCTTCGTCAACGGGCTGCTCCACGTAATCGTGAATGAACGGCTGTATGACGGGGCGTTCGTTCACGAAAGAACGCACGGCTTTAACGAAGTGGCCGAAGCCGTGAAGGAATTCACGCCCGCGCGGGTGCGCGAGTTGACCGGGGTGCTGGAGGAAGTCACGCGCGGAATCGCGCGGGGCTTCGCGAAAGCGGACACCGGGATCGTGCTGACGGCGCGCGGGCTGGAGCAGCAGGTCAACGGCGTGGAGAACACGTTGAACTACATTAACCTGGCCCTGCTGACCGGCAAGATCGGTCGCAAGGGCTGCGGTTACGGCGCCGTCACGGGACAGGCGAACGGGCAAGGCGGGCGCGAGCACGGGCAGAAAGCCGATCAATTGCCGGGCTACCGGCTGATTGAGAACCCGGCTGACCGCGAGCATGTTGCCGCCGTCTGGGGCATCGATCCCGCCGAACTGCCCGGCAAGGGCGTATCGGCTTATGAGATGCTGGTGAAGGCGGCGGAGGGCGAGATCAAGGCGATGATCGTGCTGGGCTCGAACCCGCTCGTGTCTTCCCCCAACAACGCGGTCGTGCGCCGCGCGTTGGAGCGTCTCGAACTGCTCGTCGTTGTCGACTTGTTCGAGACGGAAACCGCCCGCTACGCGGATTGGCTGCTGCCCGGCACCTCGTTTCTCGAGGCGGAGGGCACGCTGACCAATCTCGAAGGCCGCGTGTTCCACCGCGGCCAGGCGCTTGCGCCGCCGTGGCAGTGCCGCGAGGACTATCGCTTAATCAGCGATTTGTCCGAGGCGCTAGGCCGCGGCCGGTATTTCCGCTATGACGGCCCGGAGGCCGTCTTCGAGGAAATGTGCCGCGCCACCGCGGGCGGCAAAGCCGATTACAGCGGCCTGAGCTATGGCCGCCTGAAGGCGGAACAGGGCGTGTTCTGGCCCTGTCCCGCCCCCGAGCATGCGGGCACGCCGCAGCTGTTTCTGGATCGGTTCGCGCACGCGGACGGACGGGCCGTGATGCATGGCATCACGCCGAAGCGTCCGGCGGAACCGATCGACAGCGAGTACCCGTTGATTCTGACAACGGGCAGGCTCGCGAACCATTACTTGAGCGGCGTCCAGACGCGCCGCACAGCGGAGCTGGTGAAGAAGGCCCCCGCGCCGGTGGCCGAGATTCATCCTGCCGTGGCGCAGCGCATCGGACTGACGCTCGGGGATAAGATCCGGATCACCTCAAGGCGAGGCTCGCTGGAATTTGCGGTGAAAATCACAGAGGGCATCCAAAGACGAACGGTATTCGTACCTTTTCACTGGGGAGATCAGCTCGCCATTAACCAAATTACGAATGATGCGCTGGACCCGACCAGCCGGATGCCGGAGTTCAAGCTTTGCGCGGTTCGGATCGAACGGGTAGAACGCGTGGAGCGCTCGGACGCCTAA